A region of Chloracidobacterium sp. DNA encodes the following proteins:
- a CDS encoding class II glutamine amidotransferase, with product MGSEILLADLISNPANSLIRQSYKSKERSEPLNGDGFGVGWYSPAISNEACVFTSITPAWNNRNLLNLVEHIRSPCFFAHIRSASPGMVVSESNCHPFRQGRFMWMHNGTIEGFSSIKRRLRHSLTDEIYQTIEGTTDSEHAFAVFLNLLGRHTEKLVAVDLASGLVKTIRQLEEWAYEAGIKKPSVYNFAVTDGESLVTVRYVSNPQIEPISLYFSNRGKYRYREGKFEIVESDSEQSGIIIASERLTDDRTSWTRVAPNHVVIINSGLDVVVQLLPNVRVS from the coding sequence TTGGGAAGCGAAATTTTGCTCGCTGACCTGATTTCAAATCCAGCTAACTCACTCATTCGTCAAAGTTATAAGTCCAAAGAACGGAGCGAGCCACTAAATGGCGACGGGTTTGGCGTCGGTTGGTACTCACCAGCGATTTCCAACGAGGCTTGTGTTTTTACCAGCATAACTCCAGCCTGGAACAACCGGAACCTGTTGAATTTGGTCGAGCATATCCGATCGCCCTGTTTTTTCGCTCACATTCGCTCCGCATCGCCCGGAATGGTTGTCTCCGAAAGTAATTGTCATCCATTCCGTCAAGGGCGATTTATGTGGATGCACAACGGTACGATCGAAGGCTTTAGCTCTATAAAGCGCCGCCTGCGACACTCGCTGACTGACGAGATTTATCAGACGATTGAAGGCACCACGGATTCAGAGCACGCTTTTGCTGTTTTCTTGAACCTTCTGGGCCGACACACGGAAAAACTAGTAGCAGTGGATTTGGCGAGCGGATTGGTGAAAACCATTCGCCAACTTGAGGAATGGGCGTATGAAGCTGGAATCAAAAAGCCTTCAGTTTACAATTTTGCGGTCACTGATGGTGAGAGCCTTGTAACAGTGCGTTATGTCTCCAATCCGCAAATTGAGCCGATTTCACTCTACTTTTCAAACCGCGGAAAATACAGGTACCGTGAAGGGAAGTTTGAAATAGTTGAATCCGACAGCGAACAAAGCGGAATCATCATCGCTTCCGAGAGATTGACCGATGATCGCACGAGTTGGACTAGAGTCGCCCCAAACCACGTCGTAATTATTAATAGTGGATTGGACGTGGTGGTACAACTTCTACCCAACGTACGGGTCAGTTAA
- a CDS encoding YHS domain-containing protein: protein MIIDLVCKMEIDEEAASYSLNYDGKDYFFCSEGCMEEFTRRPLDYVESV, encoded by the coding sequence ATGATTATAGACTTGGTTTGTAAAATGGAGATTGACGAAGAAGCCGCCAGCTATTCGTTGAATTATGATGGCAAAGACTACTTTTTTTGTTCGGAAGGGTGTATGGAAGAATTCACGCGTCGCCCGCTTGATTATGTAGAATCCGTTTAG
- a CDS encoding efflux RND transporter periplasmic adaptor subunit, which yields MTEENNEEFNKETEMGENSKATPNRKPLYIALSVIGVVLVGVLLFWYLGSREGGNAVPAPRTVTFDDNSTGQTTETTAEQTVTILPDQVEKIGLKIETVGETLSSEAMDVASTGVVQSNAYKETPVISLLGGVLRSVSGELGQYVGKGQTLAVIFSDELAASQSRYLALQSDAQAARQNYDRTAKLVKISPVSNTDVDQMLARLKTVQAELEENRKRHDRTLKLLEIGAVSREEFEQATTKVRASEADVEEAKKRFDRAVKVAEINPVSRNEFEQAAVKRQTAESDLATAKQRLLLLGLSPQKVNSLRSPSQITSEIALIAPISGTITKRDVNAGEVVEANKELMRVTNLASVWVIAQVFEKDLSSVRDGSGASVTTGAYPDRLFRGHVTYIDPNISPETRTAQVRVELDNPGQVLKIGMYVNVAFGGGGMAERTMPMIPSSAVQNMNDKQVVFVATDKPNVFNVKPVRLGKENNGRFVVLEGLNVGDKIVTDGSFLLRAEILKKDPTHH from the coding sequence ATGACCGAAGAGAATAACGAAGAGTTCAATAAAGAAACAGAAATGGGCGAAAACTCGAAGGCAACACCGAATCGAAAGCCGCTGTATATCGCATTATCGGTCATCGGCGTTGTCCTAGTGGGAGTGTTACTTTTTTGGTATTTGGGCTCGCGTGAGGGTGGAAATGCCGTCCCGGCTCCACGGACGGTCACATTCGACGACAACAGCACCGGACAAACAACAGAAACTACGGCCGAACAAACTGTCACCATTCTGCCCGATCAGGTTGAAAAGATCGGCTTGAAGATCGAAACGGTTGGCGAAACGTTATCGAGTGAAGCAATGGATGTGGCCTCGACCGGCGTCGTCCAGTCAAATGCCTACAAAGAAACGCCGGTGATCTCACTTCTCGGTGGGGTACTCCGATCCGTTAGTGGCGAACTAGGCCAGTATGTTGGCAAAGGCCAAACGCTTGCCGTTATCTTCAGCGATGAACTTGCAGCGTCTCAATCGCGCTATCTGGCCTTGCAATCCGACGCTCAGGCCGCACGGCAAAACTACGACCGGACGGCAAAACTCGTTAAGATCAGCCCCGTGAGCAATACAGACGTTGACCAAATGTTGGCGCGGTTAAAAACCGTTCAGGCTGAGCTGGAAGAAAACCGTAAGAGACATGACCGTACGCTTAAGTTACTTGAAATAGGGGCTGTCAGCCGCGAGGAATTTGAGCAGGCCACGACAAAAGTACGAGCGTCGGAGGCGGACGTTGAAGAAGCGAAAAAAAGATTTGACCGTGCCGTCAAGGTCGCCGAGATCAATCCTGTCAGCCGAAACGAATTTGAGCAGGCCGCCGTCAAACGCCAAACGGCCGAATCCGACCTTGCGACCGCCAAGCAAAGACTCTTGTTGCTAGGTTTGTCACCGCAAAAAGTAAATTCGCTCCGCTCCCCATCGCAAATAACGTCGGAAATCGCATTGATTGCGCCTATATCAGGCACGATCACAAAGCGAGACGTAAACGCGGGTGAAGTTGTCGAGGCAAACAAGGAATTGATGCGTGTTACAAATCTCGCAAGCGTTTGGGTTATCGCTCAGGTCTTTGAAAAGGACCTTTCATCGGTTCGTGATGGAAGCGGAGCAAGCGTTACAACCGGCGCCTATCCTGACAGGCTCTTTCGCGGTCACGTAACCTACATCGACCCAAATATCAGCCCCGAAACACGCACCGCACAAGTCAGAGTCGAACTCGACAATCCGGGACAAGTCTTGAAGATCGGAATGTACGTAAACGTCGCCTTTGGCGGGGGTGGGATGGCCGAACGCACAATGCCGATGATCCCGTCGTCCGCCGTCCAAAATATGAACGACAAACAGGTTGTTTTCGTCGCCACCGACAAACCAAATGTCTTTAATGTAAAGCCGGTGCGTCTCGGCAAAGAAAACAACGGTAGGTTTGTCGTTCTCGAAGGGCTGAATGTCGGCGACAAGATCGTCACAGACGGCAGCTTCCTGCTCCGTGCTGAAATACTAAAAAAGGACCCGACACATCATTAA
- a CDS encoding TolC family protein: protein MKICKITGSLLMTDWTASVPLAVPSRDANKFFTCSSSWQARRLALKSVVKLFAFGFIFALAATAQTVQSDQPVSLLYLNPQGGMTADAAVALALENNGEIQALRKEVDAARALVKQAGLRANPKLTASGAKQIGAADNNQMAEAMLPLELGGRRAARVAVAQRELEIREFALENQERLLASEVRLKFGEALAAITKLEVTEKTLAAAKQGFELVAARVTEGKIAPLEQNIFLVEVNRLQSIRETAEGKAETAMFELRNMIGMKPEEPLRLRGDFNNLIATPPSVSGSTDYALRERPDLQGARTMDQLAVAQIEKAKSEGRIDASVKAGYQRMNTGFMLSGFDDRGLLRPIQDVFHFFTFGVEIDLPLLNRNQGAVEAAKFEREAAQRRIEFGELTIRREVAVAFARYNRSARSLSIFQNGVRDQANSNLQVIWQTYELGSRSLLDYIAEQRRFLDVENELIDAGLETYIANIEIMRATNAPELKRK from the coding sequence ATGAAAATTTGTAAGATCACAGGCAGTCTCTTGATGACCGACTGGACCGCAAGCGTCCCGCTTGCAGTGCCATCGCGAGACGCCAACAAGTTTTTCACGTGTTCGAGCTCGTGGCAAGCTAGGAGGCTTGCTCTCAAGTCCGTTGTTAAATTATTCGCGTTCGGGTTTATATTTGCGCTGGCGGCGACGGCTCAGACAGTCCAGAGCGACCAGCCGGTTTCGCTCCTATATTTGAATCCGCAAGGCGGAATGACGGCTGACGCAGCCGTGGCCTTAGCTCTCGAAAACAATGGCGAAATACAAGCTTTGCGCAAGGAGGTCGACGCAGCGAGGGCATTGGTCAAACAAGCGGGTTTGCGAGCGAATCCAAAGCTGACCGCGAGCGGAGCAAAGCAGATTGGCGCCGCTGATAATAATCAAATGGCCGAGGCCATGCTGCCGCTTGAGCTTGGCGGACGTCGAGCAGCCCGAGTTGCCGTCGCACAACGAGAGTTAGAAATTCGCGAGTTTGCGCTTGAGAATCAGGAACGTCTGCTTGCGTCAGAAGTGAGACTCAAATTCGGTGAAGCTCTGGCGGCGATCACAAAGTTGGAGGTTACCGAAAAGACCTTGGCAGCGGCAAAGCAGGGTTTCGAGCTTGTTGCGGCTAGAGTTACTGAAGGAAAGATCGCACCGCTCGAACAGAATATTTTTCTTGTCGAGGTGAATCGGCTGCAATCGATCCGCGAAACCGCAGAAGGAAAGGCCGAGACGGCAATGTTCGAGCTTCGCAATATGATTGGGATGAAGCCGGAAGAACCGCTGCGTCTTCGCGGCGATTTCAATAACCTAATCGCAACGCCGCCTTCAGTCTCCGGATCAACCGATTACGCTTTGCGTGAGCGTCCCGATCTGCAAGGTGCAAGGACAATGGACCAACTGGCTGTCGCACAAATAGAAAAGGCAAAGTCTGAAGGGCGGATCGACGCAAGCGTCAAGGCGGGTTACCAGCGCATGAACACCGGCTTTATGCTCAGCGGTTTTGATGACCGCGGCCTTTTGCGGCCCATTCAGGATGTATTTCACTTTTTCACCTTTGGGGTTGAAATCGATCTTCCGCTGCTCAACCGAAATCAAGGAGCGGTCGAAGCCGCCAAATTCGAGCGAGAAGCGGCTCAGAGGCGAATTGAGTTTGGCGAACTTACTATCCGGCGCGAAGTTGCCGTGGCCTTCGCTCGATATAACCGTTCGGCGCGGTCATTGTCGATCTTTCAAAACGGCGTTCGCGATCAGGCAAATTCTAATTTGCAGGTAATTTGGCAAACCTACGAACTTGGTTCGAGAAGTTTGCTTGACTACATTGCCGAGCAACGGCGTTTTCTCGATGTCGAGAACGAATTGATCGATGCCGGACTCGAAACATACATAGCAAACATTGAGATCATGCGGGCGACCAATGCACCGGAGTTAAAAAGGAAATGA
- a CDS encoding efflux RND transporter permease subunit, producing MINWLIDWSLKNRVIVIAIYIALAIAGYYALVKTPIDAIPDLSDNQVIVFTDWAGRSPREVEDQVTYPLVTSLQGLPGVRTVRASSAFSFSMVNIIFEDNVDLYWARTRVLERLNLVTKQLPQGVVPTLGPDATGLGQVFWYTLESDEMSLRDLRTLQDWFVRYQLNSTPGIAEVATVGGFVQQYQVDIDPNKLRAYNMPLSTVVEAVERSNNNVGGNVVEQGGEWAIVRGIGLVESVADVENIVVGSQNGTPIYVRNLGEVKLGNAFRTGSLDKNGKEAVGGVVIMRYGISALEAIENVKKKIEEIKPGLPPGVRLVPFYDRTDLINRTANTLTWALTEEFILVTIVNLLFLAHFRSTLIVTIPLLLAALAAFLLMYIFGITSNIMSLAGIAIAVSDLVDAGIVVTENAYRAIEKEGVSFSDRKRVWEIVLEATKMVGRPIVASIAIIVIAFIPVFALTGQEGKLFHPLAFTKTFAMIAAAIIAVTLIPVLCGYLLGGKLRPEEWNPIMRFLRRVYKPLLITALRNRLATVLLALAFFSGAMFVATQIGSEFMPPLNEGDLMYMPVTDPAISLDEATRILSKQDEILKAFPEVEWAVGKAGRAETSTDPSPINMNETIVHLKPEDQWRDGMTREKLIAEMDEATRLPGVTNIWTQPIINRIEMLATGIRSQVGIKIFGNNLDTLEETAREIATVVKDVPGAADVYPERIGGAPYVDIDIDRTAAARYGIDVGTIQDVIEKGIGETNLTVTIEGRRRFPIRVRYATEFRSSPTAIGQIPITSPAGGSIPLSQLADIRSLEGPSMIQSENGLLRGTVLLNIRGRDIGSFVEQAKDAIRDKVEMPAGYYITWSGQYENQERARQRLLIVVPIVLLIIFATLYITYHSFLEAAHILLAVPFALTGGFYLLWMLQYNFSVAVWVGFIALFGAAVQTTIVMVVYLEEAVKRKSDEVGQLDRESLLEAVTEGALLRLRPKVMTVMTIVVGLLPIMWSTGAGSEVMRPLATPVFGGMVSSLLHVLIVTPVIFYWLRVRELKRNENL from the coding sequence ATGATTAATTGGCTTATCGACTGGTCGCTTAAGAACCGCGTTATCGTAATTGCAATTTATATTGCCCTGGCGATCGCGGGTTATTACGCGCTTGTAAAGACCCCGATTGATGCCATCCCTGACCTTTCGGACAATCAGGTCATAGTTTTTACCGACTGGGCGGGCCGTTCCCCGCGAGAGGTCGAGGACCAGGTTACTTATCCGCTTGTGACGAGTCTTCAGGGGCTGCCGGGAGTTCGGACCGTCAGGGCTAGTTCCGCCTTCAGCTTCTCGATGGTCAATATTATCTTTGAGGATAATGTCGATCTTTATTGGGCCCGGACACGAGTGCTGGAGCGCTTAAATCTCGTCACGAAACAATTGCCTCAGGGCGTAGTGCCAACGCTCGGCCCGGACGCGACCGGTCTTGGCCAGGTATTTTGGTACACGCTCGAATCGGACGAGATGAGCCTCCGCGATCTGCGCACGCTGCAAGACTGGTTCGTACGCTATCAGCTTAATTCAACGCCGGGGATCGCGGAGGTCGCGACGGTCGGCGGCTTTGTCCAGCAGTATCAGGTGGACATAGACCCGAATAAGCTCCGCGCTTACAACATGCCGTTATCCACCGTGGTCGAAGCGGTTGAAAGGTCGAATAACAATGTCGGCGGAAACGTCGTCGAACAGGGCGGCGAATGGGCCATTGTCCGCGGTATCGGGCTTGTCGAATCGGTCGCAGATGTCGAAAATATCGTCGTCGGCTCTCAGAACGGAACTCCGATCTATGTCCGAAACCTCGGCGAGGTCAAACTCGGCAACGCCTTTCGGACAGGCTCGCTTGATAAAAACGGAAAGGAAGCGGTCGGGGGCGTCGTCATCATGCGCTACGGCATTAGCGCGCTCGAAGCGATCGAGAACGTCAAGAAGAAGATCGAGGAGATCAAACCCGGTCTCCCTCCGGGCGTTCGGCTGGTTCCATTTTATGACCGCACCGATCTGATCAACCGCACGGCCAATACGCTCACGTGGGCGCTGACCGAGGAGTTCATCCTCGTAACAATCGTAAATCTGCTGTTCCTCGCTCATTTTCGTTCGACCCTGATAGTTACGATACCTCTTTTGCTTGCCGCGCTTGCCGCTTTCCTCCTGATGTATATCTTTGGGATCACGTCAAACATCATGTCGCTTGCCGGTATCGCGATCGCGGTTTCAGACCTCGTGGATGCTGGAATTGTTGTGACTGAAAATGCGTATCGGGCGATCGAGAAAGAGGGAGTGAGCTTTTCCGACAGAAAGCGTGTTTGGGAGATAGTGCTGGAAGCGACGAAGATGGTCGGACGCCCGATCGTCGCGTCTATAGCGATCATTGTGATCGCGTTTATCCCCGTCTTTGCATTAACAGGACAAGAAGGGAAGCTTTTTCATCCGCTGGCGTTTACGAAAACTTTCGCGATGATCGCGGCGGCGATAATCGCGGTCACGCTCATCCCTGTTCTGTGCGGCTATCTGCTCGGCGGGAAGCTGCGTCCCGAAGAGTGGAATCCGATCATGCGCTTTTTGCGTCGAGTGTACAAGCCACTGCTGATCACTGCGCTACGGAACCGGCTCGCGACGGTTTTGCTCGCTCTGGCGTTCTTCTCGGGCGCGATGTTTGTCGCGACTCAGATCGGCAGCGAGTTTATGCCGCCCCTGAATGAAGGCGACCTAATGTACATGCCCGTAACCGATCCCGCAATTTCACTGGACGAGGCAACCAGAATTCTGAGCAAACAAGACGAGATCCTGAAAGCCTTTCCAGAGGTTGAATGGGCGGTCGGAAAGGCCGGCCGCGCCGAAACTTCAACCGATCCCTCGCCGATAAACATGAACGAAACCATCGTTCATTTGAAGCCCGAAGATCAGTGGCGTGATGGGATGACGCGGGAGAAACTGATTGCCGAAATGGACGAAGCTACACGGCTGCCGGGCGTTACAAACATCTGGACGCAGCCGATCATCAATCGCATCGAAATGCTTGCCACCGGTATCCGCTCGCAGGTCGGCATCAAGATCTTCGGCAACAACCTCGATACTTTGGAAGAAACGGCGAGGGAAATTGCGACGGTGGTAAAAGATGTGCCCGGCGCAGCGGACGTTTATCCCGAGAGGATCGGCGGAGCGCCGTACGTCGATATTGATATTGACCGCACGGCGGCGGCCCGGTATGGAATTGACGTCGGAACAATTCAGGACGTGATCGAAAAAGGAATCGGCGAAACGAATCTGACCGTGACGATCGAAGGACGACGACGGTTTCCCATCCGAGTTCGCTACGCAACCGAGTTTCGCTCATCACCAACGGCGATCGGCCAGATCCCGATAACCTCTCCAGCTGGAGGGTCGATCCCTCTTTCGCAGCTTGCCGATATTCGCAGCCTCGAAGGGCCATCGATGATTCAAAGCGAGAACGGCCTGCTTCGCGGCACGGTTCTGCTCAACATTCGCGGCCGCGATATCGGAAGTTTCGTGGAGCAAGCTAAGGATGCTATTCGCGACAAAGTTGAGATGCCGGCGGGTTACTACATTACATGGAGCGGCCAATACGAAAATCAGGAGCGCGCCCGCCAGCGGCTGTTGATCGTGGTCCCGATCGTCCTGCTTATCATCTTTGCCACGCTCTATATTACATATCACTCCTTTCTCGAGGCGGCCCATATTCTGCTTGCCGTGCCGTTTGCCTTGACCGGCGGCTTTTACCTGCTCTGGATGCTGCAGTACAACTTTTCGGTCGCTGTGTGGGTTGGCTTTATTGCTCTTTTTGGAGCGGCTGTGCAGACGACAATTGTAATGGTCGTTTATCTTGAAGAGGCGGTAAAACGTAAATCGGACGAAGTCGGCCAGCTTGATAGGGAATCTTTGCTCGAAGCAGTCACCGAAGGTGCTCTTCTTCGACTTCGTCCTAAAGTCATGACCGTAATGACTATTGTTGTCGGGCTCTTGCCGATCATGTGGAGCACCGGCGCGGGGTCAGAAGTAATGAGGCCACTGGCGACACCGGTGTTTGGCGGCATGGTTTCGAGCCTCCTGCACGTGCTGATCGTAACGCCGGTCATTTTTTATTGGCTTAGGGTACGCGAATTGAAACGAAATGAAAATTTGTAA
- a CDS encoding FixH family protein — protein MRKTVLFICLLTIIGVVTLFTSCSSGAQPTAENPVQGKVIKSGSINNLTVSVSSDTGKVKNGEQELMLAFTDASGKAVDVGAASLNFYMPAMGSMGAMNNAAALTTTGTPGVYRGKVKIEMTGGWEMQITFEGPAGKGKTSIPVTAQ, from the coding sequence ATGAGAAAGACAGTTTTATTCATCTGCTTATTGACCATCATCGGGGTGGTCACCTTATTCACGTCCTGCAGTTCCGGCGCGCAGCCCACGGCCGAAAACCCGGTGCAGGGAAAAGTCATCAAAAGCGGTTCGATCAACAATTTGACGGTTTCGGTATCAAGCGACACCGGCAAAGTCAAAAACGGCGAGCAGGAACTAATGCTTGCTTTTACGGATGCTTCGGGCAAAGCGGTTGATGTGGGAGCGGCTTCGCTAAACTTCTACATGCCTGCGATGGGTTCGATGGGGGCGATGAACAACGCAGCGGCTTTGACCACAACTGGCACGCCCGGCGTTTATCGCGGCAAAGTCAAGATTGAGATGACCGGCGGATGGGAGATGCAAATCACATTCGAAGGTCCGGCGGGAAAAGGAAAAACGTCGATCCCCGTAACGGCGCAATAA